In the genome of Streptacidiphilus rugosus AM-16, the window GGGGAGGGGCGCTGATGGGCAGACATACGGGCGGTGCCACGGCGTGACCGCAGTCCATCCGGGGGGACGCTGCTGTAGCTGACCAGCGCATGTGTGCTTACGATGCACGTGAGGCTCGACTCTTCGGGCACGCCACAGCCCCTGGAACGAACATGCGAGTATCACATGGGGGTCGCGTCATCGCCACGTCGTTGGCCGCCGGGATGGCATTCTGCGGCTGCAGCGCCCAGCAGCCCAAAGCGGCGCTGAAATCTCCGTCAGCGGCGGTGGATCTGGCCGGTGTGTGCCCGGCCACCGTCGTCGTCCAGACGAACTGGGAGCCCGAGGCCGAACACGCCTACCTGTACCACCTGATAGGACCGGATTACCACATCGACCAGACCAGGAAGCGCGTCAGCGGGCCGCTGGTGATCGACGGGGTGAACACGGGGGTGAATATCGAGGTCCGGGCGGGCGGTGCGGCCGTCGGATTCCAATCGGTGGAAGGGCAGATGTACAGGGACCGGGACATCACACTCGGCATGGTGAGCACTGATGCGGCGGTGGCCACCTCCGCGATCTTCCCCGTCACCGCCGTCGTCGCGCCGCTGGAAAAGAGCCCGCTGATGCTCATGTGGGACCCCGGCTCCCACCCCGACTGGAAAGGGATCGCCGACATCGGAAGGAGCGGTGCGAAGGTTCTGGTGACGCTCATGGAATTCGGGGTACCGCTGGCCGTCCGAGAAGGCGTGCTGAAGCAGGCCCAGATCGACAGCAGTTACGACGGCTCGCCCGCCAGGTTCGTCACCAATCCGACCATCGCCCAGCAGGGTTACGCGACGGAGGAGCCGTACGTGTACCGGCACGACGTGCCGGAGTGGAACAAGCCGATCAGGTACCAGCTTTTCGCCGACGTCGGGTACAACATCTACGAGGCCTCGCTGTCGGTGAGGACAGGTTCTCTCGGATCGCTCTCACCATGCCTGACTAAATTGGTGCCGATACTGCAGCGGTCGCAAGTCGAATACATCCACGATCCGGGGCCCACGAACGGGATGCTTGCCGCGATCGTCCAGCAGTACCATGACGGCTGGACCTACGACCAGGCCATTGCGGACTATGCCGCCAGGACGATGAAATCTCTGGGTATCGTCGCGGACGACCGGAGCGGCCCGGTCGGCGGAATGGACATGGCCCGTGTTCAGTCGGTCGCCGTGACATTCTCGTCGATATTCGAGGCGCAGGGCGTGCAGGTGATCGCAAATCTGCGGGCGACGGACATCGCCACGGACCGGTTCATCAACAAAGGGATCACCTTGCATTGAAAGCAGGCCCATGTGAAGAACGGACCGTATGCTTTTCAGTGCGACGTCGCCAGGGCGATCATCCATGAAATACTGTGGGCAGGGGCGATAATGTCCCGCGACAGGACGCGGAGCGGACCGGGCGGAACAAGGCTAGGGGAGACGATGGTGTCGGTGCTCAACCGGGCCGTGCTGCAGGAGCTGGTGGACTCCCTCGACGCCGAGTTCGCCGTCCAGCTGATCGACGTGTTCCTTGACGACTCCGCGCAATTGGTCGACGAGATCCGCGGGGGCCTGGAGGGCCGTGACGCGGATCGCCTGCGCCGCGCCGCCCATACGCTCAAGTCCAACGGCCAGACTTTTGGTCTGGACCAGCTGGCGCCGCTGTGCAGGGAACTCGAGGGTTTCGCCGTCGCCGAGCAGTGGCAAAGCGCCGCCGACACCGCGGCACAGGTGCCGGACGCCTACCGCGCTGCGCGCCGCGCCCTGGAGGAGGCGCGCAAGGAGTACGGTCATGTCGGCCAGTGAGGGGCAGGCCGGCCTCCGCGGCTTGTGCAGCCACGATGTTCGGTGCGGAGCGGGCGCCTTTGCCTCAAACTGAGGGGAGCAGTACCCAGCGGCTCTCGCGCTGCGGGCGCTGCTGAGGGCGAGGCATCTCGATGAGCCATGACGGGTCGGCTCCTTCGGGCCTGGCGGCGCAGCGGTCACGGCCGTGGTACGGGCGGGTCCGGCGGTTGAGGTTGCGCATCTGGCACAAGCTCGGTGCCATCGCGCTGGCGTTCCTGCTGCCATTGGTTGTGGCCACCGTCTACCTGTTCGACCAGCGCGGCAGCAGCATCACCGTGGCCAATCGGGAGATGCAGGCCACCGACTTCCTTCGCCCGTTGAGTTCAGTAACGCTCGACCTGTTCACGTATCGATCGCTCTCGCTGCAGGCCGCACATGGCAGCGTGAAAGAACGGCCGATCGCAGCTGTCGAGGCCGCGATCGACGGCGACTTCATGAGGCTCTCCCAGACGGACCCCGGGCTGCAGCGAACTCTGAGTTCGACACTGGTCTCGGAGGGCAAAGGGCAACTGGAGCCGTCCGCGCTGGCGAGTGAATGGACCCTGGTCAAGGCGACGGGCCCCGTTGACGCCCTGAGCTTCGGCTCCACACGGAAACTCGTCGATGATGTGCTGTCGCTCTACTCCTACGTGGGCGACGCCTCCGGACTGCAGCGCGATCCCCAGCTCGACACGTTCTACACCGGCACCGCGATGCTGGCCCTGGAGCCACCGCTGACCGATCAGATCAGCCAGCTCGGGGACGCATTGGCGGGAGCCGCACCCGCCGGCGGCGGGTCGGGAGCCAGCGCAATCCAGGGAATCGGCCTGCTCATCAGCCAGCAACTGAGCAGGCTGAACGACGCCCTCGGCCGCGCCTTCGACGGCACTCCGGCAAACAACAACGACACAGCGCTCA includes:
- a CDS encoding Hpt domain-containing protein, which gives rise to MVSVLNRAVLQELVDSLDAEFAVQLIDVFLDDSAQLVDEIRGGLEGRDADRLRRAAHTLKSNGQTFGLDQLAPLCRELEGFAVAEQWQSAADTAAQVPDAYRAARRALEEARKEYGHVGQ